CAGTACTTTACCCGCTCATCGCGGAGGGTGACATTGAAGTAACCCGCGGCTATCCACTCGCTCCGCGCGAGGGCGAACGCCAGGACCATCCCCACCACGCAGGCATGTGGTTCAACTACGGCAACGTGAACGGATTTGATTTCTGGAACAACTCCAACGCGATTCCAGCAGAAAATCGCACGAAGATGGGTACTATCGAACAGAAACAGATCGTCTCCACAAAGAGCGGAAGCGACCGTGGCGATCTCATCGTCGAAAGCACATGGATTACAGGCAAGGGTGAATCCATTCTGCAACAGACGACACACTACATCTTCATGCGGCATGGCGATGCACGCATGATCGACGAAACCGTCACCTTGCACGCTCTGAACAAGGCAGTCTTTCACGATGACAAGGAGGGTCTCCTTGGTATACGCGTCGCTCGCTGGCTCGAGTCCGCTGACGAGAAGGGCGGCATTTTCACCGACGCCAACGGAAAACAGACGAAGGTGGAAGGCTATACCGGCGCTGGCGCTACAGGCGTTTACACAACGAGCGAAGGAAAGACCGGAGACGCAGCCTGGGCAACGCGTGGCCGTTGGTGCATGCTCGTCGGACACAACGCTACTGGCCAGAACATCACCGTGGCCATTCTCGACCATCCTTCAAATCCTAACGCTCCTACCTTCTGGCACGCGCGCGGTTACGGTCTCTTCGCAGCGAATCCACTGGGGCGGCATATCTTCGATCCCAAAGCTGCTCCGCTTGATTTCACGATTGAGAAGGGCCAGTCGGCCGTCTACCGCCACCGTGTACTTCTTCTTACCCACGCCGCAACCGCCACAGAGATGAACAAATCAGCCGATAACTTCGCACAAATTCAGAAGTAACTTGAGCAAGAAACGGCCCACTTATCCGGTGGGCCGTTTTTGTTTGGAAGACTGGAGCTTAGAACGTAAACTTCGCAGCAATCTGGAAGATGCGCGGGTCCTGTGCCGAGGTCGCGTAGCCGAAGGTGCTGGAGTTCAGTGCCGTGGTGTAACCGTTGAAGTTCGGATGATTGAGTACATTGAAGGCCTCAATTCGAATGTTCAGGCCCAGTTGTTCGTGGATCGGGAAGCGACGACTGATTGCCATATCGACGTCGTAGTAATTAGGCTGCCGAAGCGCGTTGCGTCCCAGGTTGCCGAAGGTTCCAGCAGCGTTCTGAGCGAAGGCCGTCTTGTTGAGATAGAAGCGGTTTCCATTGGTAGCACTCTGCGTTACCTTCGTTCCGGTATAGATGGCGCTCCCACTGATCAGGTTTGGACGATCGAGGCCGATGCCGTTCAGGGAGTTATCCACGCCGGAGGTGAGGTTCAACACCGCGCCGCTGAGGATACGAACCAGTGGAGCGATCTGCCAGTCGTTGACTAACGCCCCGGTGATCCCATGGAGACTCTTGAAATGACTGCTCGCCACCAAAGTTGTGTTGAAGATATGGCGCACGTCATAGCCGCAGTTAGCACGATCCAGACGAGGGTTTGATGGATTTTCGAAGACCGGTGCAGCGATGTCTCCCGGCGCATCTCCTACGCTGATGCAATGCGACCAGGTGTAATTCGCCAGAAAACTGAAGTCATGCGACATGCGATGCTGCACCGCCGCGATGATGCCGTGATAGCTCGAGTTATTGCCATCGCTAATCTGGGTCATCGTCGCACTGTAGAACTGGCCTTGCACTGAGTTTGCTAGGGAGAGCGGAGTCCGAAGGTTGGTGTTCGCTGTAGAAGAGCAAGCTCCGCCAATCGCAGGGAATCCGTTGACGCCTGGCGTGCCAACCATAGCTCCGCACGACCCAGCTCCGGTGTAAGTGCCAGGAATGTAGACCGCGGCATTCGGCCCCTGTCCTAACCACAGGTGGGAATTTTTATTGCCCAAGTAATTGATGGACATGTTCCATCCCATGCCTAAATCCTGTTGTACGCTCGCAGTCCATTGGTTGACCGCAGGTGTCTGGATATGGCGAGGAATCAAGACGTACAAGGTATTGGTAGGAAACACAGCCGAAGCATTCGGAGGAAATGTTCCTGGGAAGGGATCTCCACCTGGATATCCCGTCCAAGGACTGGAGAGCGGGATCTGTCCATTGAGATCGATCTCATTGGTATAAGGGGGATTCGAGGTCAAACGCTGCGAGGCGTACAGCGGCGGGCTGTCATACATGATGGCCCCGCCAAACCGGAAGACCGTCTTGCCTGAACCGAAGGGATCATAAGTCAGGCCTACGCGCGGTGACAGGTTGGACAGACGGTTGTCGGTAAACGATTTTGGAACGCCCGGATCTCCGTAGAACGTCGATCCCGCTGGCGCAAGAGGATAGACGGAACTGTGGAGATTGGCATCGAAGGCCGCACGGCTGAACGAACTGCCACGACCGAACTTGTCCGTCTGGTAAAGGTTAGGTTCCCACCGCAGACCGATGTTCATCGTCAGATGCGGAGTCGCATGGTAGGTGTCCTGCGCATAGATGCTGAAGATGGTCTGCCGGAAAGTGGTCTGCTGCGCACGGCTCTGACTAAATGCGTTCATTTGTCCCGTCAGAAAATCGATCATCGGCTCGCCTACATTTTTGTTTTTTGCTCCACTTAGTTGGCCACCGAAGTTGTAATTGCCGTTGTAGAGATAGCCGGTCTGCGTGTTGTCGCCCGTGCGAATAATCTCACCACCGAAGGCTAACTGGTGCTTTCCGCGAACATAGTCGACGTCATCCGCAAAAGCCTCGGTATTTACGTTGAAATACCCTGGTGCGCAAGTGCCGCAGCCTACGGCAAAGTTATTAGCCACCGTAAGACGTAGATCCACGGACGTGTAGACAAAGAGATTTGCGCCGAGGGTCGTTGCGTTAATTCCGCCAGCCGTAGGTCCACGCGTGTCGCGACGGCGGGTATAGGTGCCATGGAACGTATTCACCAGACGCGGGCTGAGAATGTAGGTATCGCCTAGGGTAAAGGCCTGGCCCCGCTCATCATTCCCTGCTGTGGTGGTCAAGAGAAGATTGGTCGGTGAATAGTAGTTGGGCTGCTGGTACTGTGCGATGAAGTAACGCCCAAAGAGAGAGTGCTTGTCGTTGAACGTGTAGTCGATACGGCCGATGTATTGATCTTCCGAGCTATTCGCAGGAAGAGCGACGTTGATACGGCCAAATTTATCTGCTTGACCTATCGGAAGATATTTAATGAGGTTGAGAGCAACCTGGTTAAAACTACTTTGCGGAACTTTTCTTGTAGCGGAAATATCAGCTCCCGTAACTGGATCGACCAGGATAGGTGCGGGTGTAGGCTGTCCCTGCGCATTCGTCCCAGCAACACCCCAGTTGGCAACAAGCGGACAATTTCCTCCTTGCTGGTTAAAATCTCCTGTTAGCTCCGCAGCACTAGGAATGCAGGAACTGGTGGCGTTGCCCACCTGCCGGTTCCTCGTGCCTTGATATCCCACGAAGAAGAACATCTTGTCCGTCAGAATCTTGCCTCCAAGAGTCCCACCGAACTGGTTCCTCTTCAGCGTGTCCTTAGCTGTCGAAAAGAAGTTATTTGAATTGATGATGTTATTGCGTAGGAACTCAAACACCGTTCCGTGCCATCTGTTCGTTCCGGAGTTCGTCACTACGTTGACCAGTGCCCCCGGATGCAGTCCATTGCGTGCGGGCAGCGAATTCGACTCCACAGAAAACTCTCGCAGCGCATCGGGAAACGGATAGGGCAGGTTCACATTGGTGAAGCTGTCCACATGATTGCCGCCATCAAGAACGTAGTTGTTGTAGTTGCCCTGTCCACCGGCGACTGCAATGACCGTCGAGCTGAAATAGTTTTTGCTTCCGATGATATCGCCCGTTGGCGCGGTCACTGCACCACCAGAGATGAGGATGAGTTGTGTCGCCTGGCGACCGTTCAGGGGAAGCTCGGTGATACGCGCCTGATCTATAACCTGCTTGAACGAACTCGTCTCTGTCTCCAGAGCAACGCCCTGCGCCTGTACATCCACGTGATCCGACGATTTGCCTACGGTCAGCGCAGCGTTTACCTGCAGATTGTTCCCTACCTCCAGAACACCCCTCTGCGTGTAACCCTGAAATCCAGTAGCCGCCACCGACAAACTATAGGGGCCTACCGGCACATTCGGCAGACTGAAAATTCCTGAACTATCGCTTACCGTGCTTCTCGAGGTGCCCGTCTCTGTAAGTGTCAAAGTAATGGCAGCGTTGCCAATTACAGCGCCAGTAGGGTCAGAAATCGTACCTTGGACGCTTGCCGTGCCCGCAGTTTGCGCGAACAAAGGCGCACACATCCCTACACAAAGGAGCACTAGCGTCAGCGCTCCAAACCATCTCGATCTTATTAGCGCACAGGCCAAAAGGTTATTCATTCGTCCCTTTCGCGGTAATTGCAAGCCTGATCGATCTTCCGCTCGCAACCGTCCGCCATCATGTTTGATTTCGGACGGGACTATAACCCCGACTGGAGACGTCCGTCAACGAGGAATTATTTCTCTTTTGGTAAGGGCAACGTTGCCTGAACAGGCATATCTCGACCGTACAAATCACGCGAGAGATCGCACAAAGGCAATATGTGGGGGATCGGGAAACACCCACCGAATCAGTTAGAAGGTAAAGGAGAGTCCTGCCTGTAAAACCTTCGGCGCCTGGGCAAAGTAGAGGGTACGCCCGTCACTCGACACGAAGGGGCGGTACCCCTGTGCCAGAAGGTTTGTTACATCCACAACAGCTTCGAATCCATGCGGAAGCATCCCGTTGATGTGGAGAGGCTGCCTGAGATGTAAACCAAAATAGGCTGCGTCACCATAGGAATGGTAAGCGTCCACGGCCGTCAGGGTAGACTCCGGTTGCCAACGATAGGCCGCGCGAAACCGCGTTCCTGTGCGCAACAACCGACCGTTTAAAGACACCGTGGCAGCATACGTTTTCATCGCTCGTAGAGAACCAAGCACGCCCTGCACACTGGCATCTGTGCTTCCATCCGCGATCAGAGCGCTTCCCGTTTCGTACTGGCCCGTTAGCGAGATGGCTTTGGTCAACTCTTCTTTCAAAAGGACCCGATACCCCGAACTCTCATATTCCCCGCTGAGAGCACGGAAGCTCTGCGTTGTAGGATCGGCCACAACACCGCCAGCGGCGATCTCGGTACTGGTTAGGACGCCGGTGCCTGCAATCGGGGCCGCGTCGATCTTGTCGCGATAGATCGCTATCTCCATCACACTGCGTCCGGCACGTCCGGACAATCCTAGCGTCTGGTGTTCCCCACGCTGCGTGCGAAGATGCCCATTCATCGCCACCGCTACGGGCATTTCGACCTCGACACGATCCAGATCATCGAGGCTCTGGAGTTCGCCGCTGGTCGCATAGCCGTAAGTCAAAATGACATGCTCGGCGGGCTTCACAGAGACGCGCACAAAGGGGAGCATCGACACCGCATTGCCTGCCATGTTAACCTCGCGGAGCATCGACCCTGCGTCGATCATGACGGTGTCACCCAATTCCACGCGCTGTGCGGACCGAATCGTGGCCGCCTGCATTCCATTGGAACTGCCGCGTCCCACCAACTCCGGGTGCAAATGGTAGGTCAGCAGCGTCCGTTGGTATCCACTCCAGACAGTTCCCCGCTCAAAGCCGACGACCACATCCGCTGAGGGGGCTACAGGATACGGCGTCCGTGCACCAGAGAGGTCGGCTCGAAGAATACTTCCAACGCCATCCGGGTGAACCCGTTCCATCGTCAGGGATTGATGCACTCCGCCGTGAGCAAAGCCGCTGTCATCGCTGATTAAGGCAAGGCGATTCTCCGACATCGTCTTGTGGCTGAGTTCTGTGGCGCTAGAGGAATATTCGACCGAGCTTACCGCGCCCGTACCATCATCCACCCATCGCAGGATCGGTCGGCTGGCCGAAGACCGCAGGGTCCACATCCAATCGTCACCGGATTCTTCCGGTTCACGACGCTGAGCCGGGAGCCATTGCGAGGGCGTAAATAAAGTCGCCAGCGTGAGATCTACCACCGCACGCGATCCACTCACAAGCTTCAGATTGTCTCGCTGCGCAGGAAGATAGAGCGCCTGTGTTGCCCGCACAAGGTAGCTTCCCGCAGGCAGATTCACCAGGCGATAACGCCCCTTCATATCGGTTACGGCGGTTCCCACCAACCGAGCGTTGGGTGCCAGTACCTGTACCAACGCACCAATCTGGGGAACGCCTGTTGCATCGCGGACCCATCCGCTCACGCTCGCCGAAGTACCCGCCCTATTCCACGTCTGCCCGGTCACAGGCGACACCGCCGCCAGACCAAACAAAACTGCGGCCAGAGGGACCACAAAACCTCGAGTTCGAACGAGTCGCAACACCGGAAGATATCACTCCATACTTGCCAATTGAACGCGTCGTACAAGGCGCTCTAGTACAGTCACGCTTGGCCAATTAAGTGTCTTCAGGCTGTTCTCTCTGAAGAAGGCCGGCCGTCGCATCCATATCCCGCGACCGTACCTGAAATCATACTTCCTGTTTACTCCACCGTGAAGGGAGCCGACTCCGCAATCTGCTGCTTAGAGACGCCATCGTTCACCTTAATGGTGACCTGATAGTTTCCAGGCTGCAGACTTGCCAACGGCATGCTCTTCTCCAGGGTTACCTGATCGGAATTCGGGCTCAGCTTTTGGCTCGTCTCCGAAGTCGTCAAGATCGTCTTGTTTGTGGCCAGGTCCTTAACTTCGTACTCGATCTGAGCGTCATTCTTTTTGCTCTTTTCATCGATTCCAAGGTTATACACCTGCATCCAGAAACTCAGATCCTGATTTCTCTTGAAATTTACCGGAGTCTTAGGTCCTGCAGAGACGCGGGGACGAATCCAGGTGTTTCCAATGACAAAATTGCCCGAACCGATCTCCTTGGTAGGAACGCGGTGCATGGAATCGGACAAGATCAAGGACGAAGCCGCCAGCTTGTCGTCATCGTACTTCGGCACACTGATACTGCGCTTCCAGGTACCAATATGATCCGGATTATTGACATCCTTAATGACGATGTCCACCTTATACAGACCTGGACGAAGAGGGAGCGACTTCCAGTAGACCGACTGCCGGTTTTGTGCCGCAGCTAGAAGTTCGGACGGCTCACTGATCTGCACCGTATCTTCAAACGTCTGGATAGCGCGATGGTTCAGATTCGATACGCGTCCAAGAATGTTGACCGTTCCCGTCGCTACGCCGTCTTTGTTATTGAACGTGATGTCGCGATTCCGGAGCTGCAAGGTCAGTGGCACCAGGATCGTCTCGTTCGTCACCTTCACATAGTCCGTGCGCACATCGAAGAGGAACGGAGGTCCCTTCAGAATCTGGGCCGATCCGATGTACTGCTCCAGGTCCTTGAACTTGATCGGAGGGGGAGCCATGATCTTCGCCATCAGCGAAAGACGGTCGAACTGCTTCGCCTGCTGTTGTGACTGCATGGGTCCCTTGCCAAGCTGCTCCAGGCCGCCGCCGGAAAAACGGTCCGTTTTGGATGACTGCCCCATCTCTTCCGCCTGCGTCAGACCCGCACCCGGAACGTGCTTCAGAGCGTCCTTCTCAGAGCGATCAATCGTCAGATGGTAGTCGCCGCACATGCAGCCGTCGACAAACTCAAGATCGATGTTGTCGCCGATGCCTTCGAGATAACGGTAGTGCCACGTCTCGAACGGGAAGGTCGACGTGCTACCGCCGCCCTCTTCCATCGGACGCTCGTATTGACCACCGCTGGGGTGCGATTCGATGTTGTCCGGCTTGCCATACGCAATATAGATATGGCCGCGATCAGTCTTCCAACCGGGCTTACCCGCCGCGAAATGCTCATTGGCATAGGCGATGCGCTGATAGTGCTGCTCTTTAAACTCATTGTCCGGAGAGTCGGGATTCGGGTTCCGGCGTAGCCAGAAATTTTCGATGAACGCATCGCGCTCTTCATCGTTGGCAAGATGTTTGAACGCCTGTGCTTCTTCGTCGGTGATGATCCACAGGACATCTTCGTTGAGCCACTTTTTGTATGGCCCTTCCTTGATTTCCGCCCTAAGCTCTTTCTGCTGATGGAACTTCTCGCGATCGGAAAGACGGCGCTTCGTCGGATCGGGCTTCTCCGCAACGGACGGCGTCTTCGTCACGGACGAATCGCCCACCGGCGCTTCCTGCGCAACGGCACCCGCTGTCAATACAACACTACCCAGAAATAATCCGCCCCACACCAATGCCTTGAATCTGCTCATCGCGCTCCAGTACCCCAAAACTACAACTTTCGCTTATACGAAATATTCTAGGCTTCCACAGACAACCCTACAAGTTGGACGGACGACCGGCCCAAGAGATATCCCCTCGGCAAAAATCCCTGTGCTTCGGCGCAACGCTGCTATCATTCTTCTCGTCTCCGAACGCGCCATTTTGTCTGCCACGGAACCACCTCCGCGCTCTGTGCGTAAGTGTGTCCGTTAGTACTTCAAATGCACTCTCGGACGTTTTACGAAAAGAGAAAACCGCACCTATGAGCAAACGGAAAATTCTGATCCTTGTCGCAATTGTGGTCGTCCTTGCTGCGGTTATCGTCGGCAGCGTCATGCACAGCCGCTCAAACGTTACGAAGGTCACGACCACCAAGATCTCGCGTCAGGATCTCGTTTCTGTGGTCAGCGGAACAGGCCAGATCAAGCCCAAGACCTACGTGAATGTAGGTGCTACCGCCTTTGGAAGGATCACGCATCTCTATGTAAAAGAAGGAGATCACGTGGCTGCCGGGCAGGTTCTCGCTACGCTGGAAAGCGTCCAACCTCAGGCTACCGTTGCCGCGCAGAACGCGACGATCTCTTCCCAGAAGACCGACGTCAACTCGTACCTCGCCGCCGAAAAAACCGCAGAAGCCAACGTCACCCAGGCGGTCGCCGACCTTCAACAGAAGCGTTTCGACATCGAGCGTTACGAGAAGCTCTACGACCAGAAGCTTGTCTCGAAGCAGGACTACGATTCGCGCAAGGCGGCCTATGACGTCTCCGCTGCCACCCTGCAGCAGCGTCAGGCCGCCGTGGCGCAGTCCAAGGCGCAGACCGCCTCCGCCCTCGGCCATGTCGACCAGGCTGTCGCCTCCCAGCGCGCCAACTTCGACGCCCTCGACAAAACCATCTCCCGTGCGCCGTTTAACGGCCTTGTCACCAACGTTCCCGTCCGCGAGGGCGAAACCATGGTGACCGGCATCCAGAATGCGCAGGGTTCTACCCTTATGACCCTCGCAGACATGTCCGTCATCACCGCAGAGGTCAAGGTCGACGAGACGGACGTCGTCAACGTCAAGCTCAACCAGCAGGTTGAAGTAACCGTCGATGCCCTCCCCGGCAAGTCCTTCAAGGGACACGTCACGGAGGTAGGCGACCAGGCGCTCCTGCGCACGACGGGTATCGCCACTTCACAATCCACCACTGGTACGGAAGAAGCCAAGGATTTCAAAGTAGTCGTTACTTTGGACGAAGACGCACCCGCCCTCCGTCCTGGTCTCTCCGCTACAGCCAAGATCACCACGGCCCGCGTTCCAAACGCTCTCACACTCCCCATCCAGGCCCTTGTGCAACGCGACCAGGCCCTGGAGGATACTTATATGAAGAACAGCGGGAAGCTTCCCTCTTCCAACGGCCCATCCGCCGCAAAAGGAAAATCCAAGACCATACAGGGAGTCTACGTCCTGACGGCTCAGAAGAACGATCTGCGAGTCCACTTCGTCCCCGTCACCACGGGTATCACTGGTGCAACCGAGATCGAAGTTACCAGCGGCCTCAACTCGGGTGATGAAGTAATCACCGGCCGTTTCAAGATTCTTCGCACCTTGCACAGTGGAACGCGAGTCAAACGAGATAATAGTATCGAATCCGCGACAGCTGCCGAATCAGAATCCTAGCCTGCGGGAACATCTCCCGCTTGCATCACGTACCACTTTGCAATGAGACCGCCCATGACCGATGAAACCACACGTATTGAATCCCTGAAGTCCAACTGTGTGGAGCCTGGTGAAGTCATTGCCACCACCAACCTCTGGAAGACTTATGTCATGGGCGACCAGGAGGTTCATGCCCTTCGCGGCGTGAACCTCCGCATCAAGCACAACGAATACGTCGCCATCATGGGCCCTTCCGGTTCCGGTAAGTCCACGCTGATGAATCTCATCGGCTGCCTCGACTCGCCCACCAGAGGCACCTATTGCCTCAACGGCTTCGACGTCTCCAAACTCTCCGATGATGAGCTTGCTCGTATCCGCAACAAGGAGATCGGCTTCGTCTTCCAGACCTTTAACCTGCTCGCCCGCGCCTCTGCGCTGCACAATGTTGAGCTACCCTTGATCTACAACGGCACCTCTGCCACCGCTCGTATCGAGCGCGCCAAGGAAGTCCTCACCTCAGTTGGTCTTGGCTCCCGTATGGATCATAAGCCGAACGAGATGTCCGGCGGTCAGCGCCAGCGCGTCGCTATCGCCCGTGCTCTGGTCAACTCTCCTTCGATCATCCTTGCCGATGAACCCACAGGAAACCTCGATTCCAAAACTGGCGATGAGATCATGGCTCTCTTTGACGAACTCCACGCGCGTGGAAACACCATCATTCTCGTCACGCATGAGCCGGACATCGCCGAATACGCCCACCGCATCGTTACCATCCGTGACGGCGTGATCGCGAACGACCATCTCAGCTCTCGCATCCGCACGCCTGAGACGGTTTAGGGCGGGACCTCTTTTTTGAGAATCGTGTCGCAATATGATATAAAGACAGGTCATGCAAATTCTGGCCCTCAGTACATTTCCCAAGGCCATTCTTGCCACAACGCTGGTTCAGGTGATCGCGCTCGGTGCCGTATGGGCGCTCAAAGGGCGTGACTTTCTTCTGAGGAAGTACCTCGGAAGTCTTGTCTCGCTTGCGGTAGGTGTCCTACTAGCGACCGCACTGCTCCACCTCCTGCCGGAGGCCATTGCTCAGTTGGGA
This genomic stretch from Terriglobus saanensis SP1PR4 harbors:
- a CDS encoding PmoA family protein — translated: MHRKVHRWIVFTLLTLGPVSLFAADKKASLGVQVTPNEAQRRVDVTIDGKPFTSYVWPTSLKKPVLYPLIAEGDIEVTRGYPLAPREGERQDHPHHAGMWFNYGNVNGFDFWNNSNAIPAENRTKMGTIEQKQIVSTKSGSDRGDLIVESTWITGKGESILQQTTHYIFMRHGDARMIDETVTLHALNKAVFHDDKEGLLGIRVARWLESADEKGGIFTDANGKQTKVEGYTGAGATGVYTTSEGKTGDAAWATRGRWCMLVGHNATGQNITVAILDHPSNPNAPTFWHARGYGLFAANPLGRHIFDPKAAPLDFTIEKGQSAVYRHRVLLLTHAATATEMNKSADNFAQIQK
- a CDS encoding TonB-dependent receptor yields the protein MFAQTAGTASVQGTISDPTGAVIGNAAITLTLTETGTSRSTVSDSSGIFSLPNVPVGPYSLSVAATGFQGYTQRGVLEVGNNLQVNAALTVGKSSDHVDVQAQGVALETETSSFKQVIDQARITELPLNGRQATQLILISGGAVTAPTGDIIGSKNYFSSTVIAVAGGQGNYNNYVLDGGNHVDSFTNVNLPYPFPDALREFSVESNSLPARNGLHPGALVNVVTNSGTNRWHGTVFEFLRNNIINSNNFFSTAKDTLKRNQFGGTLGGKILTDKMFFFVGYQGTRNRQVGNATSSCIPSAAELTGDFNQQGGNCPLVANWGVAGTNAQGQPTPAPILVDPVTGADISATRKVPQSSFNQVALNLIKYLPIGQADKFGRINVALPANSSEDQYIGRIDYTFNDKHSLFGRYFIAQYQQPNYYSPTNLLLTTTAGNDERGQAFTLGDTYILSPRLVNTFHGTYTRRRDTRGPTAGGINATTLGANLFVYTSVDLRLTVANNFAVGCGTCAPGYFNVNTEAFADDVDYVRGKHQLAFGGEIIRTGDNTQTGYLYNGNYNFGGQLSGAKNKNVGEPMIDFLTGQMNAFSQSRAQQTTFRQTIFSIYAQDTYHATPHLTMNIGLRWEPNLYQTDKFGRGSSFSRAAFDANLHSSVYPLAPAGSTFYGDPGVPKSFTDNRLSNLSPRVGLTYDPFGSGKTVFRFGGAIMYDSPPLYASQRLTSNPPYTNEIDLNGQIPLSSPWTGYPGGDPFPGTFPPNASAVFPTNTLYVLIPRHIQTPAVNQWTASVQQDLGMGWNMSINYLGNKNSHLWLGQGPNAAVYIPGTYTGAGSCGAMVGTPGVNGFPAIGGACSSTANTNLRTPLSLANSVQGQFYSATMTQISDGNNSSYHGIIAAVQHRMSHDFSFLANYTWSHCISVGDAPGDIAAPVFENPSNPRLDRANCGYDVRHIFNTTLVASSHFKSLHGITGALVNDWQIAPLVRILSGAVLNLTSGVDNSLNGIGLDRPNLISGSAIYTGTKVTQSATNGNRFYLNKTAFAQNAAGTFGNLGRNALRQPNYYDVDMAISRRFPIHEQLGLNIRIEAFNVLNHPNFNGYTTALNSSTFGYATSAQDPRIFQIAAKFTF
- a CDS encoding carboxypeptidase-like regulatory domain-containing protein, with the translated sequence MVPLAAVLFGLAAVSPVTGQTWNRAGTSASVSGWVRDATGVPQIGALVQVLAPNARLVGTAVTDMKGRYRLVNLPAGSYLVRATQALYLPAQRDNLKLVSGSRAVVDLTLATLFTPSQWLPAQRREPEESGDDWMWTLRSSASRPILRWVDDGTGAVSSVEYSSSATELSHKTMSENRLALISDDSGFAHGGVHQSLTMERVHPDGVGSILRADLSGARTPYPVAPSADVVVGFERGTVWSGYQRTLLTYHLHPELVGRGSSNGMQAATIRSAQRVELGDTVMIDAGSMLREVNMAGNAVSMLPFVRVSVKPAEHVILTYGYATSGELQSLDDLDRVEVEMPVAVAMNGHLRTQRGEHQTLGLSGRAGRSVMEIAIYRDKIDAAPIAGTGVLTSTEIAAGGVVADPTTQSFRALSGEYESSGYRVLLKEELTKAISLTGQYETGSALIADGSTDASVQGVLGSLRAMKTYAATVSLNGRLLRTGTRFRAAYRWQPESTLTAVDAYHSYGDAAYFGLHLRQPLHINGMLPHGFEAVVDVTNLLAQGYRPFVSSDGRTLYFAQAPKVLQAGLSFTF
- a CDS encoding GWxTD domain-containing protein → MSRFKALVWGGLFLGSVVLTAGAVAQEAPVGDSSVTKTPSVAEKPDPTKRRLSDREKFHQQKELRAEIKEGPYKKWLNEDVLWIITDEEAQAFKHLANDEERDAFIENFWLRRNPNPDSPDNEFKEQHYQRIAYANEHFAAGKPGWKTDRGHIYIAYGKPDNIESHPSGGQYERPMEEGGGSTSTFPFETWHYRYLEGIGDNIDLEFVDGCMCGDYHLTIDRSEKDALKHVPGAGLTQAEEMGQSSKTDRFSGGGLEQLGKGPMQSQQQAKQFDRLSLMAKIMAPPPIKFKDLEQYIGSAQILKGPPFLFDVRTDYVKVTNETILVPLTLQLRNRDITFNNKDGVATGTVNILGRVSNLNHRAIQTFEDTVQISEPSELLAAAQNRQSVYWKSLPLRPGLYKVDIVIKDVNNPDHIGTWKRSISVPKYDDDKLAASSLILSDSMHRVPTKEIGSGNFVIGNTWIRPRVSAGPKTPVNFKRNQDLSFWMQVYNLGIDEKSKKNDAQIEYEVKDLATNKTILTTSETSQKLSPNSDQVTLEKSMPLASLQPGNYQVTIKVNDGVSKQQIAESAPFTVE
- a CDS encoding efflux RND transporter periplasmic adaptor subunit, with protein sequence MSKRKILILVAIVVVLAAVIVGSVMHSRSNVTKVTTTKISRQDLVSVVSGTGQIKPKTYVNVGATAFGRITHLYVKEGDHVAAGQVLATLESVQPQATVAAQNATISSQKTDVNSYLAAEKTAEANVTQAVADLQQKRFDIERYEKLYDQKLVSKQDYDSRKAAYDVSAATLQQRQAAVAQSKAQTASALGHVDQAVASQRANFDALDKTISRAPFNGLVTNVPVREGETMVTGIQNAQGSTLMTLADMSVITAEVKVDETDVVNVKLNQQVEVTVDALPGKSFKGHVTEVGDQALLRTTGIATSQSTTGTEEAKDFKVVVTLDEDAPALRPGLSATAKITTARVPNALTLPIQALVQRDQALEDTYMKNSGKLPSSNGPSAAKGKSKTIQGVYVLTAQKNDLRVHFVPVTTGITGATEIEVTSGLNSGDEVITGRFKILRTLHSGTRVKRDNSIESATAAESES
- a CDS encoding ABC transporter ATP-binding protein, giving the protein MTDETTRIESLKSNCVEPGEVIATTNLWKTYVMGDQEVHALRGVNLRIKHNEYVAIMGPSGSGKSTLMNLIGCLDSPTRGTYCLNGFDVSKLSDDELARIRNKEIGFVFQTFNLLARASALHNVELPLIYNGTSATARIERAKEVLTSVGLGSRMDHKPNEMSGGQRQRVAIARALVNSPSIILADEPTGNLDSKTGDEIMALFDELHARGNTIILVTHEPDIAEYAHRIVTIRDGVIANDHLSSRIRTPETV